The Bacillus sp. Bos-x628 genome segment ATATATCAGCAGAGCTTAACGGCTATTATTCCGATACAGGTATTTCGTTTGTACTAGGCACGGGCGATGCTCGTCTTGAAGCATTATGTCAATGTGCTGAAGATGCGTTCTTTGAAGGATTGAAACATGCGAAAGCCGGTAAAAGACAAAATCAAATTGGCCGTGCGGTTTACAATACAGCAAAAGAACAAGGCTTTACCGTCATTAAGAACCTGACAGGACACGGCATTGGGAAAAGTCTGCACGAAGCACCAAATCATATTCTGAACTATTATGACCCATTCGATAATGCATTATTTAAAAATGGAACGGTGATTGCCTTTGAACCTTTCATTTCAACAAATGCTGAAACCATTTATCAGGCTGATGACGGCTGGACATTTAAAACGCCAGATAAAAGCCTTGTGGCACAAATTGAGCATACGATCGTGATCACAAAAGACGAACCAATTATTTTAACGAAACTTTAAGTCATTTATCCCCTCTACAAACTAGAGGGGATTTTTCATGTTCCCTTCACGAATCTAGCATGACTAAACAAAAAAGCCTGTGGTAAAATAGGCAAAGATATGCGAAAGGGGTCTTAATGGATATGTGGTTCACCATCATAGGTGTGATCTTTTTAATTGAAAGCATTATTTTAACGGTCGTCGGTCTCAAGAAGAAACAATCAATGATGACTTATCTTGGCGTTGTCTTAATGATCATGACAATTGGAATGATCATTGTCACACTCAATCCGCCAAATTCATAATTTCTCATTTTCAGCATATACATGGATCATAGGCAGATAGAATCAGTTTTCATTTTTTCAAGCCTGCACACTGTTCACCCTCTTTTTTGAGATGTTACAATGCAGGCAGTTTCAATTTGAAGGGAGTTTCTATCATGCATTATGGTAGCAAAGGCTGGTATGTAGCAGAGTTGAAAAAGCTTGGTGTCACAAAGCATGAAGGTAGAAAACTTCAAAGCTTTAAAACCTATTTCTTAGCAAATCTTCTTGAGCAAAATAAGCGCGCTCATAAGTGAATGTGAGCCGTACATCTTATGATTGATGTACGGTTTTTTTATGTGTGCTGTATCCGTCTTTCTCACTGAATCTGCCAAAGCCTCCACCTCAGGATGTCTCTGCGTAAATCATTACTTCATGTGCATCTTGACTTGATTTTAACGCTTTGTTCATATGTCGTTTAGAAATAGGATAAGAAACTGGCTCATTGTATGGTCCTTGCGCTCATGAAATTTGATATTCTCCGTCCGTCTCTATAATTGCAAAGCCATTCCCATGATGTTTCTTCTACCTCATTAGTTTAATATATATCAGAAACCATAAATACCAAGTATTGATCATATTTTAGAAAGAAAAACTATCCTAGATACAGTTCTACCGTCTATCCAAACTGAGAATGCCATCTGGTAAGGCCACATCCCTCATCACCTTTGATAAGGGAATAGGCGGGTCTCCCAATAAAAAAGCGGACAACAAACAAGATTTTCAATAAATATATTTGCATTATTCAACCTAGAAGATATAATTCTTTTAGAGTTACTATAAAATCAGAATCTGCTTTTAATTCAATCTTATGAATAAAACTATAAAACTGGATTAATTTAGAAA includes the following:
- the map gene encoding type I methionyl aminopeptidase; translation: MIVKHDHELEALRTVGRIVALAREEMKSQAKSGMSTKELDLIGKKILEEHGANSAPEKEYDFPGTTCISVNDEVAHGIPSEKTILQEGDLINIDISAELNGYYSDTGISFVLGTGDARLEALCQCAEDAFFEGLKHAKAGKRQNQIGRAVYNTAKEQGFTVIKNLTGHGIGKSLHEAPNHILNYYDPFDNALFKNGTVIAFEPFISTNAETIYQADDGWTFKTPDKSLVAQIEHTIVITKDEPIILTKL
- a CDS encoding YflJ family protein; translation: MHYGSKGWYVAELKKLGVTKHEGRKLQSFKTYFLANLLEQNKRAHK